A stretch of the Lolium perenne isolate Kyuss_39 chromosome 3, Kyuss_2.0, whole genome shotgun sequence genome encodes the following:
- the LOC127341171 gene encoding glyoxylase I 4, with product MVNTKSAAQGGGLRLASLNHISVVCRSLESSLAFYCDVLGFFPIRRPGSFDFDGAWLFNFGIGVHLLQAEDPESMPPMKTEIDPKDNHISFTCESLEVVQRRLKEMGIQYVQRRVEEGGIYVDQLFFHDPDGFMVEVCTCDNLPVIPLVPAPICKRAAAASKQQFTVPVAVAEPAPAKTTGGGCVGEEVTASAMMACPEQACMQV from the exons ATGGTGAACACGAAGTCAGCGGCGCAGGGCGGGGGGCTGCGGCTGGCGTCGCTGAACCACATCTCGGTGGTGTGCCGGTCCCTGGAGAGCTCGCTGGCGTTCTACTGCGACGTGCTCGGCTTCTTCCCCATCCGCCGACCAGGATCCTTCGACTTCGACGGCGCATG GCTTTTCAACTTCGGGATCGGCGTGCATCTGCTGCAGGCGGAGGACCCAGAGAGCATGCCACCAATGAAGACGGAGATCGACCCCAAGGACAACCACATCTCCTTCACT TGCGAGAGCTTGGAGGTGGTCCAGCGGCGGCTCAAGGAGATGGGCATCCAGTACGTGCAGCGGCGGGTGGAGGAGGGCGGCATCTACGTGGACCAGCTCTTCTTCCACGACCCCGACGGCTTCATGGTCGAGGTCTGCACCTGTGACAACCTCCCCGTCATCCCCCTCGTGCCCGCGCCGATCTGCAagagggccgccgccgcctccaagcAGCAGTTCACTGTCCCGGTGGCCGTGGCGGAGCCCGCACCGGCAAAAACTACCGGCGGCGGGTGCGTCGGCGAGGAGGTCACTGCTAGCGCAATGATGGCATGCCCGGAGCAAGCCTGCATGCAGGTCTAG